Within the Candidatus Delongbacteria bacterium genome, the region GGGGCGGGACGGAGCGGCGCTGGCCTTCAACAGCCAGGGCATGTACCGGGCCTGGGTGGATCCCGCCGCGGGGCGCTGGGGGCTGGCGATCTTCGGGGAGGACGAACTGCAGGGCGGGCCGCTGGCTGACCTGCTTGTCTGATCTCTCGCAAGGGGCAGACGCGTTGGACACGAAGGACACGAAGGAGCACGAAGCAAGGGAAGTTTGAAGACGGAAGCTGGAAGATGGATGTGGTAGTCACCTGTCCTGCTGCCAGCGCGTGCAGTCGGGCATTGAGCGGGGTATCTCTCCCTTCAAATCCAGCTCATTCTTCGTGCCCTTCTCCTGTCTTCGTGGACTTCGTGTCACTTCCTAAAACTCACTCCCCGAGCAGCTCGTCCAGCGGGATGCGGTTCTCGTCGCGCTCCACCAGCAGGATGCCCGCCAGGGGCACGATCAGATAGCGCCGGTTGCGGTAGCTGAGTTCGATGGCCGCCTTCTTCAGGTAGAGCGCGTAGTCCCCCACCTCCACCTCCAGCGGCAGATGGCGCGGCCGGCGGATTTCGGCCCGCCAGGGTTCGTCGGCGCTCTCCGGGTCGGGCATGGGTGTGCCCGGCCCCACGGCCACCACCGTGCCGCCCTGCACGCTGTCCTTCTCGCTGACGCTGGGTGGCAAGTAGAGCCCGGCCCCCGAGCGTTGCTGGCCGGCGTCGGGCAGGATCAGGACGCGATCGCCGATGATCCGCAGGTGTTCCAGCTGAGACATGGGCTCCTCCCGGCGCGGGACTTCAGTTCTTGGGCGGCGCGCGCAGCAACGGCGGAATCTGGGCCTCCCGGCGCTGGCTCTCCACGGCCAGCTTGGCCCGCAGGAAGACCTGCACGTCGCGGCCCACGGCGCTGAACACCGCGGCGCCGCGGTCCTGGATCAGTGTGTTGCTGGACTGCAGCTGGGTCAGCAGGCGCCGGACGGGCTCCGCGCGGAAGGTGCGGGTCAGCTCGCGGATCTCCTGGGTCGTGAAGGCGGCGGCCAGCGGGGCGGAGACCAGCTCCTGCAGCTGGCGCACCTCGGTCTGGTGCTGGTCGAAGGCGGCCTTGACCACGGCCTCCAGGTGCGGCTCGGCCGAGCGGGCCAGGCTGCTGTCCTGGGCGCGCAGCCCGCCGCGCACGCGCTCGAGCATGGTGCGCTCCATCTCCGTCCGCGAGTAGCCCATCCCCACCTCGTCCAGCAGGATCTGGATCTCGGCCAGCCGCAGGCTGTCGGACAAGACGGGGGCGGGCGTCCGGGCGGCCGCGGCGGCGCCGACCCACAAGAGCAGCAGCAGACCGGCCAGGGCCGGTGCCGTCCGCGGGCTCATTCTTCTTCTCCCGCGGCTTCCAGATAGGGTGCCAGGGCATCGCCCATCAGGCGCTCCACGTCGCCCTGGAGGCCGGTGTAGAAGAGGTCGCCCGCCGACTGCACCAGGCTGTCCGGCAATTCCAGCACCTGGAAAAGCCGTTGGACGGGTTCGCGCGTGAACAACTCGCTCAGTTGGCGGATCTCCGCGCCGCTGAAGTGCTCGGCCAGCACGCGGGCCCGCTGCCCCTGGAATTCCGTCCACTCGGGCTCGTGGAGGCGGAAGGCTTCGCCCACCAGCGAGTCCAGGTTGACCATGGTCTGCACCCAGAAGCGCAGGCCGGGATCGGCGTCGTTCAGCGAGGACTCGATGTTCTGCCGGATGGATTCCTCCAGCTCCGGACGGGACAGGCCCAGGCGGAGCTGGTCCAGCAGGCGCAGGACATCGCCCGGGGCCGGCGGATCCGCTGGTGAGGCGGGACGGGGACTGGCCAGCAGGGCCAGGACGAGCAGGGGACAGGCCAGCAGTCGATGCATCGAGGACTCCACGATTTGGCTGGGCGGACAGGCCCCGTCCCCCCAGGGCGGCAGGGGCCTGAATCGCTTCGAATATAGCTCCGCCGGGCTGGCCGCCGTCAGAGGCACGAATCCTCTCGACGAACCAGGCCCGACGGATCACCGGTCCGACAACTGGCTTGGGAAGCGGCGTGGGCAGGGGCCATGCCTTATCTTGGCCGCGTCAAGCAGGGGAGCGCCATGGACGAGCGGCAGCGACTCATCGTCGAAGAATTTCAGGGCCTGGCGAGCTGGGAGGAGCGCTACGAACGGCTCATCCGGCTGGGCGGCGCCCTGCCCGCCCTGCCCGCCGAGCAGCGCACGGAGGCCTTCAAGGTCCGGGGCTGCCAGTCCCAGGTCTGGCTGCACGCCCGGCTGGAGGAGGGGCGCGTGCGGCTGGCGGCGGACAGCGACGCGCTGATTGTCAAGGGCCTGGTGGCGCTGCTGCTGCGGGTCTACGACGACCGCACGCCGGCGGAGATCCTGGCCACGCCGCCGGACTTCGTGGCGGCGCTGGGCATGCGCGAGCACCTTTCGCCCACCCGCTCCAACGGCCTGGCGGCCATGCTCAAGCAGATCCGCCTCTACGCCACGGCGCTGCAATTCAGCCAGGGGGCCGGAGCATGAGAGTCTACCTCAGCGTGGACATCGAGGGCGTGACCGGCGCCCAGCACTGGGACGAGACGGAACTGGGCAAGGAGGGCTACGCGCGCCTGCGCGACCGGATGGCCCAGGAGGCCGTCACGGTGGCCCGGGCGGCCCTGGCGGCGGGCGCGCGCGAAGTCTTCGTGCAGGACGCCCACGACACCGGCCGCAACTTGCGTCCGGAGGAGTTCCCCCGCGGCTGCCGGCTGATCCGCGGCTGGAGCGGGGATCCGCGCGGCATGGTGCAGGAGCTGGATCCCTCCTTCGCCGCCCTGCTTGTGGTGGGATGGCACAGTGCCGCGGGCTCCGGAGGCGCGCCGCTCTGCCACAGCATGTCGACGCGTTTCACGGGCCTCAGGCTCAACGGCCGCCCGGCCTCGGAACTGACCCTGGCCACGCTGGCGGCGGCCGAGCTGGGCGTGCCGCTGGCGCTGGCCTCCGGCGATCTGGCGCTCTGCGAGGAGGCCCGAGCCTGGCTGCCCGGCCTGCGCACGGTGCCCACCCAGGAGGGGCGCGGCGACTCGGTGCTCTGCCAGGACGCGGAGCGGGTGCTGGAGCAGCTGGCCCTGCAGACCGCGGCCGCGCTGGAAGACCTGGACCACGCCCGATTGCCTGAGTTGTCGCCGTCCTACGTGTTGGAGCTGGACTATCGCTCAATCTCCGACGCCCGGCGCAACTCCTACTACCCGGGCATGGAGCAGACCGGCCCGCTGAGCCTGCGGCTGGCCTGCCCCACGCTGCGCGAGGTGGGCCGCGCCCTGGGCTTCGTGGGTTGATGAAAGGCTGGATCCAAGTGGCCGGGATCCGCGACGCGGCGGAGGCGCGCCTCTGCCGGGAGGCGGGGGCGGACCTGCTGGGCTTCCCCTTTCGCCTGCCCGTGCACCGCGAGGACCTGAGCGAGGCCGCGGCGGCCGGCCTGATCGCCGAGCTGGGGCTGGGTTCGCGCGCCGTGCTGATCACCTACCTGGAGCGCGCGGAGGCCATCGCCGAACTGGCGGATTTCCTCGGCACCGGCTGGGTCCAGCTGCACGGGGCCATTTCCCCAGCGGAGTTGCGCGCCCTGCGCGCCCGGCGCCCGCAGCTGCGGCTGATCCGCAGCCTGGTGATCCGCGGCGGCGACGCCGCCGGGCCGCTGGCGACCCTGCAGGCCTGCGAGCCCTGGGTGAACGCCTTCCTCACGGACAGCCACGATCCGCTGAGCGGCGCGGACGGCGCCACGGGCCGCGTGCACGACTGGAGCGTGAGCCGCCAGCTGCGCGCGGCCACCACTCGACCCCTGATCCTGGCGGGCGGCCTGCGCCCCGCCAACGTGGCCGCGGCCATTCGGGCGGTGGGGCCGGCGGCCGTGGACGCCCACACGGGGTTGGAGGACGCGAGCGGTGCCAAGGATCCGGCGCGACTGGCCGCCTTTGTCGCCGCGGCCCGCCGGGCCTTCCGCAAGCAGGACGAACCATCGGGATCGGCGAACTGAGGAGAGCCGCGTGAAGAGCCACCGCCAGGAACTGAGCTTCACCACGCCCAGTCGCCGGGCCTTTCTCAACATCACGCCCCAGGTACTGCAGGCGCTGGCCGCCAGCGGGATCCGCGAGGGCCTGTTGCTGGTCAACGCCATGCACATCACGGCCAGCGTGTTCATCAACGACGACGAGCCCGGCCTGCACCAGGACTACGAGCGCTGGCTGGAGCAGCTGGCCCCGCACGAACCGGTCGGGCGTTACGCGCACAACCGGACGGGCGAGGACAACGGCGACGCGCACCTCAAGCGCCAGGTCATGGGCCGCGAGGTGGTGGTGGCCGTGACGGGCGGACGCTTGGACTTCGGCCCCTGGGAGCAGATCTTCTACGGCGAGTTCGACGGCCGCCGGCCCAAGCGGGTCCTCATCAAGATCATCGGGGAGTGACGTGCGCATCCTGGCCCTGACGCACACCTATCCGCGCTTCGCCGGGGACACCAACGGCCCTTTCGTGCGCTTCCTGCTGGACGAGCTGGCGGCGCGCGGGCACACGGTGCGCGTGCTCACGGCCTGGGACCCGGACTTCGACCCCGCCGAGCTGGAGACGGACACCGACGCGGCCGGCCGGCCCCGGGCGCGGCTGCGGACCTACCGCTACGCGCCGCTGGAGTCCTGGCACGTGCTGGGCTACTCGCGGACCATCCGCGCGGACGTGAAGCTCAAGGCGCGCATGCTGGCCCTGAGCCCGCTGCTGCTGGCTGCCGGCGCGCGGGCGCTGGAGCGCGAGGCCCGGGACTTCCGGCCGGATCTCCTGCACGCCCACTGGTTCCTGCCCAACGCCTTCATCGCCGCCCGCGCCGCCCGGCGACTGGGACTGCCACTGGTCTCCACCCTGCACGGCAGCGACGTGTTCGTGGCCGAGAAGGGCTTTCCCTTCTCGTGGATGAGTGCCCGGGCCGTGCGCGCCACCTCGCGACTGACCTCGTGCTCGCCCGAGTTGCGGGACCGGATCTGCGCCCTGGGCCTGGCCCGGGAGCGCAGCCACGTGATTCCCTACGCGGCCGACCCGGGCCTGCTGGAGCGCCAGGCGGACCCCGCCGCCGTGGCCGCCCTGCGCGCGCGTCTGCTGGACGGCGCGGAAGGGCCGCTGGTGATCGCGCTGGGGCGGCTGGTCTGGAAGAAGGGCTTCCACGTGCTGCTGGACGCGCTGCCGCCGCTGAAGGCCGAATTCCCCGGCCTACGCGTGGCCATCGCCGGCGAGGGCGACCTGGAGGGCGAGCTCAAGGCCCAGGCCCGGGAGCGCGGTCTGCAGTCGCTGGTCTGCTTCCCCGGCCGGCTGGGCCGGGAGGAGATCGCGCCCTTCATGGAGGCGGGCGACCTGTTCGTGATGCCCAGCGTGCACGACCAGGCGGGCAATGTGGACGGGCTGCCCAACGTGATCCTCGAGGCCATGGCCGCCCGGCGGGCGGTGGTGGCCAGCGACGTGGCGGGCATTCCCCTGGCCGTGCGCCACGGCGAGACCGGCCTGTTGGCCGCGCCCAAGGACCCCCGCGCGCTGCGTCAGGCCCTGCGCGAGGCGCTGGCGGATCCCGTGCGCCTTAGCGCCTGGGGCGAGGCCGGTCGCCGGCGGGTGGAACTCGAGCTCAACTGGCCGGCGGTGGCCGCCCGCTACGAAGAGGTCTTCCGGCTGGCCCTGGCGGAGCCCCGCCCGGACGGCGGGCGGCCGGATGGACGAACAGCGCCGCAGACGCCGGCCGCGGGTCGCGGGGTGCCGGAGTGAAACTCTGCCTGATCCAGCAGCACCCCGTCGACGAGCAGCGCATCCCGGCCGCCATCCTGCGCTGGGTGATCCTCCACGACCGCCTGCGCCGGCGCGGCCACGAGGTGCTGAGCATTGGCCCCAACACGCGCTGGCGCTTCGAGACGCGGGTTTTCCGCGGAGCCACCCAGTACCTGGTGCCCGGGCCGGGGACCGGCCTCAAGTCGCTGGACATGCTGGCCTTCGCCCTGCTGCTGGTGCCGACCATCCTGCGCGTGCGGCGCTGCGAGCGGCCCGACGCCTGGTTCGTGGACGAGTTGTTCGTGGCCTTCGGCCTGCTGGCCCTGCGCCTGCGGCACCCGCGCGAGGCCGTGCTCTACGACGTGATGGGCGTCCACTACCACCAGGTGCGCAAGCACAACAAGAGCCCCTGGCGCCACCTGCCGCTGGCCTGGACCTACGGGCTGCTCGAGCATCTCACGCTCTGGGCCAGCACGCTGGTCAGCACGGTCAACGACGCCCACCGCGAGCTGCTGGAGGGTTGGACGCGCCGTCCCGTGCGCGTGGTGCGCGACGCCGCGGAATTCGAGGGCTCGGAGCCGGTGCGGCTGCCGGCCAAGGCGCCGGAGGAGATCTGGCTGACCTTCGTGGGCAAGATCTCCAATCGCCGCTTGGACGATCTCTACCAGATTCTGCCCGGACTGCTGGCCGAGGAGCCGCGCCTGCGCTTCGTGGTGCTGGGGAACGGACCGTTTTTCAAGCGCTACGTGGACTGGACCGCCAGGCTCAGCCTGGCGGACCGGGTCCACTTCGCCGACTTCGTCCCCCACGCCCAGCTGCCCGCCTGGCTGCGCCAAAGCGACATCACCTACAGCGACGACTGGTCGGACATCGGCTTCCCCATGAAGGTCTTCGAGTACATGGCCCTGGAGCGCGCCATCCTGGTGGAGGACACACCCGCCGTGCGCGAAGTGATGCGCGACGGCGAGAACTGCCTGCTCTACCACGGGCTGGACGGACTGCACGCGGGCATCCTGCGCCTGGCCCGCGACCCGGAGCTGCGCGCGCGCCTGGGCCGCACGGCCGGCGAGGAGGCCCGTCGTCTCCACGGCTGGGAGAGTCGGCTGGACCAGTTCGAGGCCTTGTTCCACGAGGCCCGCCAGCGGGCCGGCGGCCCGCGGTGAAGCTGCTGCTCCGGCCCTTCCGCGTCGCCGTGCTCGCCGCCCTGACCGGGCTGACGGCCCTCTGGCCGCACACGGCCCATGAACCGCCCCCGCCCATCCCCGACTGGCTGCCCGTGGCCCGGGAGGACGTGCGTCCGGGCGACACGCTGGAGAGCCTGGTCCGGCGCTTCAGCCTGCCCGCCGAGTTGGTGCCGCGGATGGCCGAGGCCTGCCGGGGCGTGGTGGACCTGCGCCAGATCCGCCCCGGCGATCCTGTCCTGCTGGTGCGGCGCAGCGTGGGCGACACCCTGCGCCTGGTGCACTATTCCAACCCCGAGCAGTGCCTGGTGTTGACCCTGCCGCTGGCCCAGCGCGGGGATTCCCTGCACGAACTGGCCGGGGAGTGCGTGGCCCGGGTGGAGCGCCTGCAGGCCAGCACGCGTCGGGTGGAGCGCCGCGGACGGGTGGACGCCACGCTCTACGACGCCATGGTGGGCGCGGGCGGGAGTCCCCAGCTGGCGCTCTCTTTCACCGACATCTTCCAGTGGGACGTGGACTTCCTGACGGACATCCACGGCGACGAAAGCTTCTGGCTGGTGGTGGAGGAGCGCCGGCTGGCGCGTCCCTATCTCGGGGACAGCGTGACGGTGGAGGGGCGGATCCTGGCGGCCAGTTTCCAGACCGCGGGCCCGTCGGGCCGGTTGATCCAGGCTCTCTGGCACGGGGGCTGCGGCCAGCCCGGCTACTACGACAGCCAGGGCCGAAGCTTCCAGAAGCAGTTCCTCAAGAGCCCGCTCAACTACCGGCGGATCAGCAGCCAGTTCGGGATGCGCAGCCACCCCGTCCTGCGCCGCGTGCGCATGCACACGGGCATCGACTACAGCGCGCCCCACGGCACGCCCGTGGTGGCCGCGGCGGCGGGCGTGGTCACCGCGGCGGGCTGGGAACGCGGCTACGGCAAGGTGGTGCGCGTCCGCCACGACCGGAAGCGCAGCACGGTCTACGGCCACCTGTCCAGCTTCGCCGAAGGCGTGCGCAAGGGCGCGCGCGTGGACCAGAACCAGCTCATCGGCCGGGTGGGCGCCACGGGTCTGGCCACGGGGCCCCATCTGCACTACGAGTACCTGGAGAACGGCCGCAGCCTGGATCCCGGACGGGCGATCAGCGAGCCGGGGAAACCCGTGCCGTCGGGCTGTCTGGACGAGTATCTGGCGGCTTTCCGGAAGTGGTTCCCCTGAGAGCCAGCGGGGCCGCAGCCGGAATCAGACCTCCGGTCTGCCGGCAGTCAGGCCATCGCAGCAAAGAAAAGGGCCCCGGCATTCCACCGGGGCCCTGGCGTTTTGGCTGAGCGAGCGGATCAGTAGTCGAAGCCGAACTTGGCGCGCTGGTCCTGGATGACCGCCTGCTCCTTGGCCCACCCCGACCACTGCCCGTAGAGTGCGCTCTTCTGCTGCTGCAGGGCCTCGGCGCGCTTGGCGGGCAGTTCGGCCTGCAACTGGGCCAGCAACTGCTGGGCGTCGTCGCGGGCGGTGGGTTGGATCACGTAGACGCCGCGCTCCCCGGCCAGGGGCGCCGACAGGCTGCCCACGGGGGTGCGGAAGAGCGTGCTGGTGAAGGCCAGATCCCGGCCCACCATGCCCGGCACGAACTGCGTGGCGCGCAGCGGCGTGGCCAGGTTGGTGAACTGGGCGCCCGCCGGCAGGGCCATGGTGCTGTCCAGCGAAGTGGGTTTGGCGGAGGCCAGCCAGTCCTGGACGGCCTTGAGGGCCAGGACCTTTTGCTTCTCCTTGCGCACGGCGTTCTGGATCTCCACCCGGCGCTCCTTGAGCGTCTCGTGTCCCTTGGGCATGATGCTCTTGACGCGGACCACGAACCAGCCGCCGTTCTCGGAGTAGACCGGCTGGATCACTTCGCCCTGCTGGGCCTGGAAGACCAGGTCCGCCGCCCGCTGGCTGCGGCCCACACCGGGGACCATACCCTTCTGGGTGAAGGGACGCCCCGTCTGGATCTTCAGCTGGCGCTCGGCGCACAGCACCTCGAAGTCGTGCTTGCCGCTCTGCATGTCCTCGTAGAGGGCCTCGGCCTTGGCGCGCAGGTCGCCGTGGGTCATAGAGCTGGGCTCCACCTTGATCAGGATATGCTGGACCTGCACCTGCTCTTCCTTGACGCCCGCGCCGTTGTCGCGCGTCTCACGGCCGTTCACCTTTAGCAGGTGGAGGCCGAAGGCCGTCTTCACTGGACCCACCACGGCGCCCACGGGCGCACCGAAAGCGGCGGCCTCGAACTCGGGCACCATCCGGCCGCGTCCGAACCAGCCCAAATCCCCGCCCCGGTCGGCG harbors:
- a CDS encoding M55 family metallopeptidase, whose translation is MRVYLSVDIEGVTGAQHWDETELGKEGYARLRDRMAQEAVTVARAALAAGAREVFVQDAHDTGRNLRPEEFPRGCRLIRGWSGDPRGMVQELDPSFAALLVVGWHSAAGSGGAPLCHSMSTRFTGLRLNGRPASELTLATLAAAELGVPLALASGDLALCEEARAWLPGLRTVPTQEGRGDSVLCQDAERVLEQLALQTAAALEDLDHARLPELSPSYVLELDYRSISDARRNSYYPGMEQTGPLSLRLACPTLREVGRALGFVG
- a CDS encoding SufE family protein → MPYLGRVKQGSAMDERQRLIVEEFQGLASWEERYERLIRLGGALPALPAEQRTEAFKVRGCQSQVWLHARLEEGRVRLAADSDALIVKGLVALLLRVYDDRTPAEILATPPDFVAALGMREHLSPTRSNGLAAMLKQIRLYATALQFSQGAGA
- a CDS encoding M23 family metallopeptidase codes for the protein MKLLLRPFRVAVLAALTGLTALWPHTAHEPPPPIPDWLPVAREDVRPGDTLESLVRRFSLPAELVPRMAEACRGVVDLRQIRPGDPVLLVRRSVGDTLRLVHYSNPEQCLVLTLPLAQRGDSLHELAGECVARVERLQASTRRVERRGRVDATLYDAMVGAGGSPQLALSFTDIFQWDVDFLTDIHGDESFWLVVEERRLARPYLGDSVTVEGRILAASFQTAGPSGRLIQALWHGGCGQPGYYDSQGRSFQKQFLKSPLNYRRISSQFGMRSHPVLRRVRMHTGIDYSAPHGTPVVAAAAGVVTAAGWERGYGKVVRVRHDRKRSTVYGHLSSFAEGVRKGARVDQNQLIGRVGATGLATGPHLHYEYLENGRSLDPGRAISEPGKPVPSGCLDEYLAAFRKWFP
- a CDS encoding peptidylprolyl isomerase, whose amino-acid sequence is MMRTLRDNTHVVLWILILAFVGTIVFSWGMGGFDTLSGEDKDLIATINDTNVELQEYERLVNNRLQGQGDQASTQMVLQARRQSWNDLVSLTLERQLATTLGYGFSDREISDRILYMPPAFVTQDTTFLSNGVFDTTKWHDMLRSENLKGWLMQMEDQIRQSLPIEKLRSRLMACALVSDAALINEHVSGNQTAQGRYVILPYGTFPVDSTQISEAELEAWYKDHLKDYEAEERREIEYVQLPVVPSAEDSADAVDQMDYVRKQLEKGDAFEDLARIYSMDESNADRGGDLGWFGRGRMVPEFEAAAFGAPVGAVVGPVKTAFGLHLLKVNGRETRDNGAGVKEEQVQVQHILIKVEPSSMTHGDLRAKAEALYEDMQSGKHDFEVLCAERQLKIQTGRPFTQKGMVPGVGRSQRAADLVFQAQQGEVIQPVYSENGGWFVVRVKSIMPKGHETLKERRVEIQNAVRKEKQKVLALKAVQDWLASAKPTSLDSTMALPAGAQFTNLATPLRATQFVPGMVGRDLAFTSTLFRTPVGSLSAPLAGERGVYVIQPTARDDAQQLLAQLQAELPAKRAEALQQQKSALYGQWSGWAKEQAVIQDQRAKFGFDY
- a CDS encoding co-chaperone GroES family protein, with the translated sequence MSQLEHLRIIGDRVLILPDAGQQRSGAGLYLPPSVSEKDSVQGGTVVAVGPGTPMPDPESADEPWRAEIRRPRHLPLEVEVGDYALYLKKAAIELSYRNRRYLIVPLAGILLVERDENRIPLDELLGE
- a CDS encoding glycosyltransferase, translated to MRILALTHTYPRFAGDTNGPFVRFLLDELAARGHTVRVLTAWDPDFDPAELETDTDAAGRPRARLRTYRYAPLESWHVLGYSRTIRADVKLKARMLALSPLLLAAGARALEREARDFRPDLLHAHWFLPNAFIAARAARRLGLPLVSTLHGSDVFVAEKGFPFSWMSARAVRATSRLTSCSPELRDRICALGLARERSHVIPYAADPGLLERQADPAAVAALRARLLDGAEGPLVIALGRLVWKKGFHVLLDALPPLKAEFPGLRVAIAGEGDLEGELKAQARERGLQSLVCFPGRLGREEIAPFMEAGDLFVMPSVHDQAGNVDGLPNVILEAMAARRAVVASDVAGIPLAVRHGETGLLAAPKDPRALRQALREALADPVRLSAWGEAGRRRVELELNWPAVAARYEEVFRLALAEPRPDGGRPDGRTAPQTPAAGRGVPE
- a CDS encoding secondary thiamine-phosphate synthase enzyme YjbQ, giving the protein MKSHRQELSFTTPSRRAFLNITPQVLQALAASGIREGLLLVNAMHITASVFINDDEPGLHQDYERWLEQLAPHEPVGRYAHNRTGEDNGDAHLKRQVMGREVVVAVTGGRLDFGPWEQIFYGEFDGRRPKRVLIKIIGE
- a CDS encoding glycosyltransferase family 4 protein codes for the protein MKLCLIQQHPVDEQRIPAAILRWVILHDRLRRRGHEVLSIGPNTRWRFETRVFRGATQYLVPGPGTGLKSLDMLAFALLLVPTILRVRRCERPDAWFVDELFVAFGLLALRLRHPREAVLYDVMGVHYHQVRKHNKSPWRHLPLAWTYGLLEHLTLWASTLVSTVNDAHRELLEGWTRRPVRVVRDAAEFEGSEPVRLPAKAPEEIWLTFVGKISNRRLDDLYQILPGLLAEEPRLRFVVLGNGPFFKRYVDWTARLSLADRVHFADFVPHAQLPAWLRQSDITYSDDWSDIGFPMKVFEYMALERAILVEDTPAVREVMRDGENCLLYHGLDGLHAGILRLARDPELRARLGRTAGEEARRLHGWESRLDQFEALFHEARQRAGGPR
- a CDS encoding phosphoribosylanthranilate isomerase, giving the protein MKGWIQVAGIRDAAEARLCREAGADLLGFPFRLPVHREDLSEAAAAGLIAELGLGSRAVLITYLERAEAIAELADFLGTGWVQLHGAISPAELRALRARRPQLRLIRSLVIRGGDAAGPLATLQACEPWVNAFLTDSHDPLSGADGATGRVHDWSVSRQLRAATTRPLILAGGLRPANVAAAIRAVGPAAVDAHTGLEDASGAKDPARLAAFVAAARRAFRKQDEPSGSAN